Proteins co-encoded in one Acidisarcina sp. genomic window:
- a CDS encoding mechanosensitive ion channel domain-containing protein codes for MFTDGRALVISIPAVVLALCLIGIYWTRDSMANLPRLSASQGLVDQSPWKTAESLAPLAVSAEEQRYARQAQQLADHEVDQAFAMALRQANIDAETRVLTGEALTLSKKVEDLQKTIKEDQAHIDSLTQQAKAPNPATASDDLEVAKAQLALDNDVLNDAVADLARQSGDKRSLIQQELAAHEASMHSYDEQAATGGQVAVLSAKRDQTLYRRLTAWLNQRDRYTSIVQAKQQTDRDVLSLKAQYAQLEVAVNSGTQGRAGSAGASATTPPPTQAKLTRLQSLKRLSEQSSILGLLGDRLQAEQQLCGVYDKWAAQVMLQHRIVWHLMLKSFAWIAFIVLLGGIVTSLVQVVLDRPKMDLRRKHTLQTIFLMATQVLTLFCVLLVIFGSPKQVPTIVGLATAGLTVAFQDFIIAFLGWFVLMGKHGIRVGDWVEINGVGGEVVEIGLFRTSMLETGNWTDRGHPTGRRVTFLNKFAIAGQYFNFSTTGQWMWDEITVNIPPAPDTRELIDLIHEAVNRETEQDAKLAEAEWQRVAKQNFLRQFTASPAVDLRPAASGTDVIVRYVTRASARFEMRNRLYQAIIELLHRTPSEAAIASATK; via the coding sequence ATGTTCACGGATGGACGCGCGCTGGTGATCTCTATCCCGGCAGTCGTGCTGGCCTTGTGTCTGATTGGCATCTACTGGACGCGTGACTCGATGGCCAACTTGCCGCGGCTCAGTGCGTCCCAGGGCCTTGTCGATCAATCCCCTTGGAAAACCGCGGAATCGCTGGCTCCCCTGGCTGTGTCGGCAGAGGAACAACGCTATGCCCGGCAGGCCCAGCAACTTGCGGACCATGAAGTGGACCAGGCATTTGCCATGGCTCTTCGCCAGGCCAATATTGATGCTGAGACACGCGTGCTGACCGGCGAGGCGCTGACTCTTTCGAAGAAGGTCGAGGATCTACAGAAGACCATCAAAGAGGATCAGGCGCATATCGATAGTCTGACTCAGCAGGCGAAGGCGCCGAACCCTGCCACAGCGAGCGATGACCTGGAGGTCGCAAAGGCACAGCTTGCTCTGGACAACGATGTACTCAATGATGCGGTGGCAGATCTTGCTCGTCAGAGTGGAGACAAACGCAGCTTGATCCAGCAGGAACTCGCGGCGCACGAGGCATCGATGCACTCGTATGACGAGCAGGCAGCGACTGGCGGACAAGTAGCCGTCCTCTCGGCGAAGCGGGACCAGACACTCTATCGCCGTTTGACTGCGTGGCTCAACCAGCGCGACCGCTATACCTCGATCGTGCAGGCCAAACAGCAGACCGATAGAGATGTTCTCTCGCTCAAAGCACAGTACGCACAACTGGAGGTCGCGGTTAATTCCGGGACGCAGGGGCGAGCCGGTTCGGCGGGTGCATCGGCGACAACGCCGCCGCCCACCCAGGCTAAGTTGACTCGACTGCAGTCGCTCAAGCGGCTGTCGGAACAGAGCAGTATTTTAGGGCTGCTGGGAGATCGCCTTCAGGCCGAACAGCAACTTTGCGGGGTTTACGACAAGTGGGCCGCGCAGGTCATGCTGCAGCACCGAATTGTCTGGCACCTGATGCTCAAGTCGTTCGCATGGATCGCATTCATCGTCTTATTAGGCGGAATCGTCACCTCGCTGGTGCAGGTTGTGTTGGATCGACCGAAGATGGATCTCCGGCGCAAGCACACTCTACAGACGATTTTTCTGATGGCGACGCAAGTTCTTACGCTCTTCTGCGTGCTTCTCGTTATCTTCGGCTCGCCGAAGCAAGTGCCTACCATCGTCGGGCTGGCTACCGCCGGGTTAACAGTGGCATTTCAGGATTTCATCATTGCGTTCCTTGGCTGGTTTGTCCTGATGGGCAAGCATGGAATCCGCGTTGGCGATTGGGTTGAAATCAATGGCGTTGGTGGAGAGGTCGTTGAAATTGGACTCTTTCGCACATCGATGTTGGAGACCGGCAACTGGACCGACAGGGGCCATCCCACTGGAAGGCGAGTCACCTTTCTCAACAAGTTCGCCATCGCAGGCCAATATTTCAATTTCTCTACAACTGGCCAGTGGATGTGGGACGAGATCACGGTTAACATTCCACCGGCCCCCGATACTCGCGAGCTGATCGACCTCATCCACGAGGCTGTGAACCGGGAGACGGAGCAGGACGCCAAGCTTGCAGAAGCAGAGTGGCAGCGAGTCGCCAAGCAGAATTTCCTGCGACAGTTCACTGCCAGCCCAGCAGTAGATCTTCGTCCCGCTGCTTCCGGCACCGATGTCATCGTGCGGTATGTCACGAGGGCCAGTGCTCGCTTTGAGATGCGCAACCGGTTGTATCAGGCGATCATCGAACTGCTGCATCGCACGCCATCCGAGGCAGCAATTGCATCGGCTACGAAGTAA
- a CDS encoding cytochrome c has product MRFRSASIILLSAMCTTALAQDAGALYKTKCATCHGAQGQGKPQVAPKLAATSKSEADIVALLTKGGGAKAPHLKSMSLTAEQAKAVADFVKTLK; this is encoded by the coding sequence ATGAGATTTCGTTCAGCATCCATCATTTTGTTGTCTGCAATGTGCACGACCGCACTGGCGCAGGATGCAGGCGCCTTGTATAAAACCAAGTGTGCTACCTGTCACGGCGCGCAAGGACAGGGGAAGCCGCAGGTCGCTCCGAAGTTGGCGGCTACGTCCAAAAGCGAAGCGGACATCGTAGCTCTTCTCACAAAGGGCGGCGGGGCAAAAGCACCACATCTTAAATCTATGAGCTTGACTGCGGAGCAGGCGAAGGCTGTCGCAGACTTTGTGAAGACATTGAAATAA
- a CDS encoding cytochrome b/b6 domain-containing protein, translated as MFLHNLIVWRSKAIARHKAQGQTVPRMTSSQRWQHALLFVSFIVLVLTGFALKYPNSWFAEVLGMGERLRSITHRIAGAILIGAGAYHLIYIAMTRDGRRLIRDFAPKPKDAFDAWGTMRYYLGLNRTKPKFGRFNYAEKAEYWALVWGTALMAATGIMLWAKVFVGNLLARWWLDVATAVHFYEAVLATLAILVWHFYQVFFDPDVYPMNWAWKDGSMPVERYREEHGLDTETLAEAGAQAATTTAEGFDTDTPTKPEVPPQE; from the coding sequence ATGTTTCTTCATAACCTCATCGTCTGGCGCAGCAAAGCGATTGCACGGCACAAGGCGCAAGGTCAGACAGTGCCTCGCATGACCAGCAGCCAGCGCTGGCAACACGCTCTTTTGTTCGTCAGCTTTATCGTCCTTGTGCTGACGGGATTTGCCCTTAAGTATCCCAACTCCTGGTTTGCAGAGGTGCTTGGAATGGGAGAGAGGTTGCGCAGCATCACGCATCGCATCGCAGGAGCGATTCTGATTGGTGCCGGCGCCTACCACCTTATCTACATCGCGATGACAAGAGATGGGCGAAGATTGATTCGTGATTTTGCGCCTAAGCCTAAGGATGCGTTCGATGCCTGGGGGACCATGCGATATTACCTGGGACTGAATCGCACAAAGCCAAAATTCGGTCGCTTCAATTATGCGGAGAAGGCAGAGTACTGGGCGCTGGTATGGGGCACAGCGTTAATGGCAGCCACGGGCATCATGCTTTGGGCCAAGGTCTTTGTTGGAAACCTGCTGGCGCGATGGTGGCTGGATGTTGCCACTGCAGTGCACTTTTATGAAGCAGTGCTGGCGACGCTGGCGATTCTCGTCTGGCATTTCTACCAGGTATTTTTCGATCCCGATGTATACCCGATGAACTGGGCGTGGAAGGACGGCAGCATGCCGGTCGAGCGCTATCGCGAAGAGCATGGATTGGACACAGAGACATTGGCAGAGGCGGGAGCACAAGCGGCAACCACTACAGCAGAAGGATTCGATACGGATACACCTACGAAGCCTGAGGTGCCGCCTCAGGAATGA
- a CDS encoding AMP-binding protein: protein MASLVEDFRRHGSQIAVVVYRGNRRYATTYTELASLAGRFSAELARRGVHPGERVVLWGANSAEWIAAFFGCLLRGVIAVPLDAAGSSEFASRVIADVRPQLIVGDRELFNALPAKAPQLRFADLAASLPASPLFLVDTSVSAQTPLQIIFTSGTTAEPKGIVHTHRNVLASLEPIEREIEKYRKYERFVHPLRFLHSLPLSHVFGQFMGLWIPALLAAEVHFDSQLEPARLVETIRRERISLLAAVPRVLEILRTHLLNDDPSLERQIAAAQADSIGQRWWRFRKVHRAFGLKFWALVCGGASLPADLEHFWSALGFALIQGYGLTETAALITLNHPFHIGRGTIGKPLPGREVRIREDGEILVRGEMLSSATWQGGKLQPRHEEWFATGDLAEQDASGQLRFKGRKGDVIVSPSGMNIHPADLEAALAGEPGMRGCAVVACPVPGGMEPVAVVLFSGDDDQLLAAVRNANSHLASHQQIRRWLRWPQLDLPRTSTGKLLRRTIAEWACAALSERSHPSNKDVAPTEDPLLQLIFRLTGESIAGTTDASLLSEDLHLDSLGRMQLQSALEEKLGIELRDNAIENLQTVGELRSLLGVTSSVVPPVASAAGSSQAVPASSVIREEYTYPHWPWSLPVRILRTLFLEAVMRPLVWLLAAPRVVRDTSSIPDQPLLVIANHVTALDGALVLYALPAKLRRRVAIAMSGEMLLDLRKARNQGNWILNLLGPVEYWLLTALFNVFPLPRLSVRRSFAHAGEALDRGYSVLIFPEGQRSPDGRLQAFRAGIGLLAQESRVPILPVALKGLAELKVGTVSWFRSGRLVIHVGTVLPFAEAADPVSLTHALEDVVSRLGSRINTTL, encoded by the coding sequence TTGGCAAGTCTCGTCGAGGATTTTCGCCGCCACGGTTCACAGATCGCGGTTGTCGTCTATCGTGGCAACCGGCGTTATGCAACTACCTATACCGAGTTGGCGTCGCTCGCTGGGCGCTTCTCGGCGGAGCTTGCGCGCCGCGGAGTTCATCCCGGAGAGCGTGTTGTACTGTGGGGCGCGAATTCCGCTGAGTGGATTGCAGCGTTCTTCGGCTGCCTGTTGCGAGGTGTAATCGCGGTTCCCTTGGATGCCGCAGGCTCCAGTGAATTCGCCAGCCGCGTAATCGCGGATGTTCGGCCGCAACTGATCGTTGGCGATAGGGAATTGTTCAACGCGTTGCCAGCGAAGGCGCCACAATTGCGCTTCGCGGATCTCGCCGCATCTCTCCCCGCATCGCCGCTCTTCCTCGTCGACACGTCGGTCTCCGCGCAAACTCCGCTACAGATCATCTTCACCTCCGGGACCACTGCTGAGCCGAAAGGCATTGTCCATACTCATCGCAACGTACTGGCAAGCCTGGAGCCCATTGAGCGGGAGATAGAGAAGTACAGGAAGTATGAGCGTTTTGTCCATCCACTGCGCTTTCTCCACAGCCTCCCTCTCAGCCACGTTTTTGGCCAGTTCATGGGGCTCTGGATTCCCGCTCTGCTTGCCGCGGAGGTTCACTTCGATTCGCAACTGGAGCCTGCGCGCCTGGTGGAAACAATCCGTCGCGAACGCATCTCCCTGCTTGCGGCCGTGCCGCGTGTGCTGGAGATCTTACGCACACATCTGCTGAACGACGATCCCTCCCTCGAAAGACAGATCGCTGCCGCTCAAGCAGATTCGATCGGACAGCGCTGGTGGCGATTTCGTAAAGTCCATCGCGCCTTCGGACTTAAATTCTGGGCACTCGTATGCGGCGGTGCTTCGCTTCCGGCGGATCTTGAGCACTTCTGGAGCGCGCTTGGCTTTGCGCTTATCCAGGGCTATGGCCTTACAGAGACAGCCGCTCTGATTACTCTCAATCATCCCTTTCACATCGGGCGCGGCACGATTGGCAAACCTTTGCCCGGGCGCGAAGTCCGTATTCGTGAAGATGGAGAGATACTGGTGCGCGGAGAGATGCTGTCTTCCGCGACGTGGCAGGGAGGGAAGCTTCAACCGCGCCATGAGGAATGGTTCGCGACCGGCGATCTGGCGGAGCAGGATGCATCCGGCCAGCTTCGCTTCAAGGGGAGAAAAGGCGACGTGATCGTCTCTCCCTCAGGCATGAACATTCATCCCGCGGATCTGGAAGCAGCTTTGGCGGGAGAGCCCGGCATGCGCGGCTGTGCTGTTGTGGCGTGTCCCGTGCCGGGCGGCATGGAGCCCGTAGCGGTGGTGCTCTTCTCCGGTGACGACGACCAACTACTCGCCGCCGTTCGCAATGCAAATAGCCACTTAGCGAGTCACCAGCAGATTCGTCGCTGGCTGCGGTGGCCGCAACTCGATCTACCGCGAACTTCAACCGGCAAACTGCTTCGCCGCACCATCGCGGAGTGGGCGTGCGCGGCCCTAAGCGAACGCAGCCACCCGAGCAACAAGGACGTCGCGCCGACAGAGGATCCTCTTCTGCAGTTGATCTTCCGCCTCACCGGAGAGAGCATCGCGGGCACTACAGATGCGTCGTTGCTCTCAGAAGATCTGCATCTGGATAGTCTGGGACGAATGCAGTTGCAGTCCGCGCTGGAAGAGAAGCTTGGCATCGAGCTTCGGGACAACGCCATCGAAAATCTGCAAACCGTAGGTGAGTTGCGGAGTCTGCTTGGCGTGACCAGCTCTGTTGTTCCTCCCGTTGCCTCGGCAGCAGGATCATCGCAGGCTGTGCCCGCGTCATCCGTCATCCGCGAGGAATATACGTATCCCCATTGGCCGTGGTCGCTGCCGGTGCGAATCCTGCGCACTCTGTTTCTTGAGGCTGTGATGCGCCCCCTGGTATGGCTGCTGGCTGCGCCGCGCGTGGTTCGTGACACAAGCAGCATCCCGGACCAGCCATTGTTGGTGATAGCGAATCACGTTACCGCGCTCGATGGCGCACTGGTCCTGTATGCTTTGCCTGCGAAGCTGCGACGGCGCGTGGCAATTGCCATGTCGGGAGAAATGCTGCTCGATCTTCGCAAGGCGCGCAATCAGGGGAACTGGATTCTGAATCTCCTTGGGCCGGTGGAGTATTGGCTCCTCACTGCGCTGTTCAATGTGTTTCCATTGCCACGGCTCAGCGTGCGTCGCAGCTTTGCCCACGCAGGCGAGGCGCTGGATCGTGGTTACTCGGTCCTCATCTTTCCGGAAGGGCAACGGTCGCCTGACGGAAGACTGCAGGCGTTTCGTGCGGGCATCGGCCTGCTCGCACAGGAATCGCGAGTGCCTATTCTTCCCGTTGCGCTGAAGGGATTGGCAGAGTTGAAGGTGGGCACCGTCTCATGGTTTCGCTCTGGAAGATTGGTCATCCACGTGGGAACCGTATTGCCTTTCGCGGAAGCGGCGGATCCAGTTTCGCTCACGCACGCGTTGGAAGATGTTGTGAGTCGCTTGGGATCGCGGATTAACACGACCTTGTGA
- a CDS encoding alpha-amylase family glycosyl hydrolase — MMEFHISKGARDRYQFAGNLFSFTGNVVFANLSASRQFAHRMNQIRDVQKNPRRVVHAGALYVMGLIDEASHAVIASYRKQLDPAVMTDALAWISGQIGPKELDRMLLSFVEQFPGTTVYQGLQTPKQWLAGSTDGASHRAAALEEMMLLWMANRNQAFRPFEELFDDKSLAEQTAYKQVGEKLPAYFATRPLIQVDETQRMSLFELLRAPALAAPESLSEQLAVIRKTWKPLLGASLDRFLQIAGDVLHEEELAIWFQFHPPTPESQAAAEAEAAARAADAARRRRERGEQQWPSLTSQSEVPEFGDAAHEYEKFSPDRDWMPTAVLIAKSTYVWLAQLSRQYGRAIERLDQIPDEELDTLARRGMNSLWLIGVWERSRASKTIKQLCGNADAVASAYSLFDYRIADDLGGEPAYINLRDRAYARGIRLASDMVPNHMGIDSPWVIEHPEWFISRPDPPYPSYNFDGPDLAHDPRVEIKIENHYFDQTDAAVVFQRRDRATGETRYIYHGNDGTSFPWNDTAQLDYLNPAVREQVIQTILHVARLFPLIRFDAAMTLAKRHFHRLWFPGPGSSGAIPSRAEYGMSDAEFNRLMPHEFWREVVDRVAAEVPGTLLLAEAFWLMEGYFVRTLGMHRVYNSAFMNMMRDEQNAKYRSVIKNTLEFDPDIMKRYVNFMSNPDERTAIDQFGTGDKCFGVTAMMATLPGLPMFGHGQVEGYTEKYGMEYRRPRYDENPDPWLVERHQREIAPLLHNRALFAESSNFLLYDFFQDDGTVDENVFAYSNRRGGQRGLVIYNNRYSTTRGTIHNSAAYADKGSGQLRQQQLREGLELTADSSIILAYRDSLTGLHYLRRASQIAEQGLSLELHAYQCHIFMDWHELRASAEKPWDRLCDQLHGTGVPNLDDALINLELRPVHDALRALLDPVLVRSLAHLAEHPRATQGAEKYQNHEPQRNALIEEAWEHTQTFLREAQIAYRAHSGRLLRDKLPYPASLAEKFREGLRAALRLPELESCFPSSWTAGARRVLPSHSPQLTAAAVWGPVFSWSVLELLAVSLNSEDPEHTAVDLFDRLRLRQPLGQAFTALGFEGEDGWRAAARIKVLLLVGASKQTPAGSDEEHSPQAEGAEKALAAAVPDRNPPASTAKEAMEPVLPPVLWQDPDVGWLTGMHEASGHSYFVQEQYEDLLWWLQLPALCKLAAQPAPDRATIAEISKAISDSLQAAAAAGYRLDVLLKEEEVSSEEAGAELAEEKQAAQQTDSERVAKGAKDQALEEETTIVSQRRTENIEELP; from the coding sequence ATGATGGAATTTCATATTTCTAAGGGCGCGCGCGACCGCTATCAATTTGCGGGGAACCTGTTTTCTTTCACAGGCAACGTGGTCTTCGCGAATCTGTCAGCCAGCCGCCAATTTGCCCATCGAATGAACCAGATACGTGACGTGCAGAAGAATCCACGGCGTGTGGTGCATGCAGGCGCACTTTATGTCATGGGACTGATTGACGAGGCTAGCCATGCGGTCATCGCCAGCTATCGGAAGCAGTTGGATCCTGCCGTAATGACGGACGCACTCGCCTGGATCTCCGGCCAGATCGGGCCGAAGGAACTGGACAGGATGCTCTTGTCCTTCGTGGAGCAATTTCCCGGAACAACGGTCTACCAGGGACTGCAAACCCCGAAGCAATGGCTGGCAGGCTCGACAGACGGCGCATCCCATCGGGCCGCCGCGCTGGAAGAGATGATGCTGCTCTGGATGGCCAATCGCAACCAGGCATTCCGGCCATTTGAGGAGCTGTTCGACGACAAGAGTCTCGCAGAGCAAACCGCATACAAGCAGGTTGGGGAGAAGCTGCCCGCATATTTTGCCACGCGTCCGCTGATCCAGGTCGATGAAACGCAGCGAATGAGCCTTTTTGAGCTGCTGCGGGCGCCCGCGCTGGCCGCTCCGGAATCTCTCAGCGAACAGCTTGCTGTGATTCGCAAGACGTGGAAGCCGCTGCTGGGGGCGAGTCTGGATCGCTTTCTGCAGATTGCGGGCGATGTCCTGCATGAAGAGGAGCTGGCCATCTGGTTCCAGTTTCATCCGCCAACGCCGGAGTCGCAGGCCGCTGCCGAAGCGGAGGCGGCAGCCCGGGCTGCTGATGCCGCACGGCGACGCCGCGAGAGGGGAGAGCAGCAATGGCCTTCGTTGACGAGCCAGTCCGAGGTTCCGGAGTTTGGCGACGCAGCCCATGAATACGAGAAGTTCAGCCCCGATCGCGACTGGATGCCGACTGCGGTACTGATTGCCAAGAGCACGTATGTATGGCTGGCGCAGCTCTCCAGGCAGTATGGAAGAGCCATCGAACGGCTGGACCAGATTCCTGACGAAGAGCTGGACACGCTTGCGCGCCGGGGGATGAATTCTCTCTGGCTGATCGGAGTCTGGGAACGCAGCCGTGCATCGAAGACCATCAAGCAACTCTGCGGAAACGCCGATGCCGTAGCGTCCGCCTACTCACTCTTTGACTACCGCATTGCCGATGATCTGGGCGGGGAACCGGCCTACATCAATCTGCGGGATCGCGCCTACGCACGCGGCATTCGACTTGCCAGCGACATGGTGCCCAACCACATGGGCATTGATTCGCCGTGGGTCATCGAGCATCCCGAATGGTTTATCTCACGCCCGGATCCACCCTATCCCTCGTACAACTTCGACGGTCCGGATCTTGCGCATGATCCGCGTGTCGAGATCAAGATCGAGAACCACTACTTCGACCAGACCGATGCTGCGGTTGTCTTTCAACGGCGCGACCGCGCCACGGGAGAGACGCGCTACATCTACCACGGCAATGACGGCACCAGTTTTCCGTGGAACGACACGGCACAGCTTGATTATCTGAATCCAGCGGTGCGGGAGCAGGTCATCCAGACGATTCTGCATGTGGCGCGGCTCTTTCCGCTGATCCGCTTTGACGCAGCGATGACGCTGGCCAAACGCCACTTTCATCGCTTGTGGTTTCCCGGCCCGGGGAGCAGCGGAGCGATTCCATCCCGTGCCGAGTACGGAATGAGTGACGCCGAGTTTAACCGGCTGATGCCGCATGAATTCTGGCGCGAGGTTGTGGACCGCGTCGCCGCCGAAGTCCCTGGCACGCTGCTGCTGGCGGAGGCCTTCTGGCTGATGGAGGGTTACTTTGTCCGTACTCTCGGCATGCACCGGGTGTACAACAGCGCATTCATGAACATGATGCGCGATGAGCAGAACGCGAAGTATCGCTCGGTCATCAAGAACACTTTGGAATTCGATCCCGACATCATGAAGCGCTATGTAAACTTCATGAGCAATCCCGACGAACGTACCGCAATCGACCAGTTCGGCACAGGCGACAAGTGCTTCGGAGTTACGGCGATGATGGCGACTCTACCGGGTCTGCCGATGTTCGGCCATGGCCAGGTCGAAGGCTATACCGAGAAGTACGGGATGGAGTACCGCCGGCCTCGCTATGACGAGAATCCGGATCCATGGCTGGTAGAGCGCCACCAGCGCGAGATCGCTCCGCTGCTGCACAATCGCGCGCTCTTTGCGGAGAGCAGCAACTTCCTGCTGTACGATTTTTTCCAGGACGATGGAACGGTGGATGAGAACGTCTTCGCCTACTCGAACCGGCGAGGAGGCCAGCGAGGGCTGGTGATCTATAACAACCGCTACTCCACGACGCGGGGAACCATTCACAACTCAGCGGCCTATGCCGATAAGGGATCCGGGCAGCTTCGCCAGCAACAATTGCGCGAAGGGCTGGAGCTGACAGCCGACTCGTCGATCATCCTCGCATACCGCGACTCCCTCACCGGGTTGCATTACCTCCGCCGTGCTTCGCAGATCGCCGAGCAGGGACTGAGCCTTGAGCTGCATGCGTACCAGTGCCACATTTTTATGGACTGGCACGAGTTGCGCGCATCCGCCGAGAAGCCATGGGACCGTTTGTGCGACCAGTTGCATGGCACCGGGGTTCCCAATCTTGACGATGCGCTCATCAACCTGGAACTGCGCCCTGTGCATGATGCGTTACGCGCTCTGCTGGATCCGGTATTGGTACGATCCCTGGCGCATCTTGCCGAGCATCCCCGGGCTACCCAGGGAGCGGAGAAGTATCAGAATCACGAACCCCAGCGAAACGCCCTTATTGAGGAGGCGTGGGAGCATACGCAGACCTTCCTGCGAGAGGCGCAGATTGCCTATCGCGCGCATTCCGGCCGCCTCTTGCGGGACAAGCTGCCGTATCCTGCTTCACTGGCAGAGAAGTTCCGTGAAGGTTTGCGCGCTGCGTTGCGCCTTCCCGAGTTGGAGAGCTGCTTCCCCAGTTCATGGACAGCCGGAGCCCGGCGCGTTTTGCCGAGCCACAGTCCACAGTTGACGGCCGCTGCGGTCTGGGGACCGGTATTCAGCTGGAGCGTCCTTGAATTGCTGGCAGTGTCGCTGAACTCCGAAGATCCCGAGCACACCGCAGTCGATCTGTTTGACCGCTTGCGCCTGCGGCAGCCGTTGGGCCAGGCCTTCACAGCTCTAGGTTTCGAGGGGGAGGATGGCTGGCGTGCAGCGGCTCGCATCAAGGTCCTCCTGTTGGTTGGCGCAAGCAAGCAGACCCCAGCCGGATCGGATGAAGAACATTCGCCTCAGGCCGAGGGTGCGGAGAAGGCTCTTGCCGCGGCAGTTCCAGATCGAAACCCGCCTGCAAGCACCGCGAAGGAAGCTATGGAGCCGGTTCTTCCCCCGGTGCTGTGGCAGGACCCGGATGTAGGCTGGCTCACCGGCATGCATGAAGCATCGGGCCACTCCTATTTTGTGCAGGAGCAGTATGAGGATCTGCTGTGGTGGCTGCAGTTGCCGGCATTGTGCAAGTTGGCGGCCCAGCCCGCGCCCGATCGCGCAACCATCGCCGAGATAAGCAAGGCCATCAGCGACTCACTGCAGGCCGCTGCCGCTGCGGGCTATCGCCTGGATGTGCTGTTGAAAGAGGAGGAGGTTTCGTCTGAAGAGGCAGGAGCAGAGTTGGCCGAAGAGAAGCAAGCCGCTCAGCAAACCGATAGCGAGAGGGTAGCCAAGGGTGCGAAGGATCAGGCGCTGGAAGAGGAGACTACCATTGTGTCGCAGCGGAGGACGGAGAACATTGAGGAGCTGCCATAA
- a CDS encoding RES family NAD+ phosphorylase: MIVATSEIRWNDTHRLIPSKYSASGTVLSRLSEDESDLHAWMELDSATNDRLLGEEGLLPGIGIHELVYGVGYAHIVNAAFTHAAPEGGRFNNHERGAWYAGLERETSLAEVAFHKLRQLEEVDWDQEETGTYDDYLADFATEMHDLRPSKPAFKKYLRPGPIPDCYADSQQLATTLLEQQSNGILYPSVRRKEGTCVVCFRPALVYHVRQDARLELRLQAGREFRPADVREVKIP, translated from the coding sequence ATGATCGTCGCGACCAGCGAAATTCGCTGGAATGACACGCACCGGCTGATCCCCTCGAAGTACAGCGCAAGCGGCACCGTGCTCTCCCGCCTTTCAGAGGATGAAAGCGACCTGCACGCATGGATGGAGCTCGATAGCGCCACCAATGACCGCCTGCTGGGCGAGGAGGGTCTGCTGCCGGGTATTGGCATCCACGAGCTGGTATACGGCGTCGGCTACGCGCACATTGTGAATGCCGCCTTCACCCATGCCGCACCCGAAGGAGGGCGCTTCAACAACCATGAGCGAGGGGCATGGTATGCCGGCCTGGAACGTGAGACCTCGCTTGCGGAGGTGGCATTCCACAAGCTGCGCCAGCTTGAGGAGGTCGATTGGGACCAGGAAGAGACTGGCACCTACGATGATTATCTGGCGGACTTCGCGACCGAAATGCACGACCTCAGGCCCTCAAAGCCAGCGTTTAAGAAATATCTCCGGCCCGGACCGATTCCAGACTGCTACGCGGACTCACAGCAGCTCGCCACAACTCTTCTTGAGCAGCAATCGAACGGGATTCTCTACCCGAGCGTCAGGCGAAAGGAAGGCACCTGCGTGGTCTGCTTTCGGCCTGCGCTGGTCTATCACGTGCGGCAGGATGCTCGCCTTGAACTCCGGCTCCAGGCTGGACGAGAATTTCGCCCTGCGGACGTCCGCGAAGTGAAGATTCCATGA
- a CDS encoding phosphatase PAP2 family protein — MPFHLTGANLLWIAPFGVGTGIALDKDAEALRSLGVDKNREDRFRKVSDYGGLYGPAAAVGAGYIAGSVLHNDHLRETAVLAAEAMADSMILNKGLGYAIDRQTPRQGDGTGRFWPHGTKTWPDGQSMASDHSILVWSFAHVVASEYNSFATKALVYSLATTVSASRVVAREHFPSDVFVGSALGYVIGGYVVRRRLTESTWDKFALSTVGTPNGRGMQLSYNFAR; from the coding sequence ATGCCCTTCCATCTGACAGGGGCCAATCTCCTTTGGATCGCCCCTTTTGGAGTGGGCACTGGAATTGCCCTCGACAAAGACGCAGAAGCGCTCCGCTCCCTGGGCGTCGATAAGAACCGGGAGGACAGATTTCGCAAGGTCTCCGATTATGGAGGACTTTACGGTCCAGCGGCTGCCGTAGGAGCCGGATATATTGCCGGCAGCGTCCTGCACAACGATCATCTGCGCGAGACGGCGGTTCTTGCAGCAGAAGCGATGGCCGATTCCATGATTCTCAATAAAGGGCTCGGATATGCGATTGATCGCCAGACACCCAGGCAGGGCGACGGTACAGGGCGATTCTGGCCGCATGGCACGAAGACATGGCCAGATGGTCAATCCATGGCTTCGGATCACTCCATTTTGGTGTGGTCCTTTGCTCACGTGGTCGCATCGGAATACAACAGCTTCGCAACCAAGGCACTTGTCTACTCTCTGGCAACGACAGTCTCCGCCTCGAGGGTGGTGGCACGCGAACACTTTCCCTCCGATGTCTTTGTGGGGAGCGCGCTGGGCTACGTTATCGGTGGATATGTTGTTCGTCGCCGCCTGACGGAAAGCACCTGGGATAAGTTCGCCCTTTCGACAGTTGGGACGCCAAACGGAAGAGGAATGCAACTCTCCTATAATTTTGCACGTTGA